CGTTTGCTATCTTTGGAGCCCGGTATATCACGTTGATCTATGACAGTGTTCCTGCATAAGCAGGTTCACTCCTTTTTTTTATCGTATTGGGAATTACGACCATAGCAGCAGAAAGCCTACGAATTTGTCGTGGGATGCATGCTCCATTGTATTCCTGATGCTTTCTCCCGACTCTGCCATCTGCAGCAGGTGGAGGTGGTCTCCTGAAGGGAAATATACCTGTTATTCTTTTGGCAAAAGGGGATAGGAACGCCCATCTTAAGGCTTCTTTGAATAGAGGTTGCTAATAGGGTTAAATTTATGATGTACCGCCTATAATGGGATAATATCCGTGTCTGGTTGGTGTATGGTGGTGTCTGCTCTAAAAAGCCTCAAAATTCCGCTAAAAGTAAAAAAAGAATTTGAAATGGGGAATAATTTTTTTCTTCAGGGACATTTCCATGACGCACGTATCTACTATGATCGTGCGATCGCAGTTGATTCGGACTGCACGCCTGCATGGATTGCCCGTGGCCATACACTTGCTGCACTGAACCTGCTGGATGATGCGCTTGCATCCTTTGAAAAAGCGCTCGAACTTGATCCAAAAAATGCCGATGCATGGACAAACCATGGTGTCCTGGCAAGCAGACTTGGTCGCCTGGAAGAGGCCTTCGCATCCTATCAACAGGCGCTCACTCAGAACCCCCGTCATAGTGACGGATGGTACAACCACGGCATACTTTGTGAGGAGTGTGGCATGATCCGTGATGCACTCATGAGTTATGACTCAGCTCTTGCCGCCAATTCCAAAAACCCGCAGATCTGGTATAGCCGGGGAACAGCTTTTGCCAGGTGCGGACTCTTTGAGGAAGCCCTTGCCTCACTGGATAATGCCATTGCAATTGACCCGGCATATGCCTCCGCATGGAATAACCGGGGTATTGT
This is a stretch of genomic DNA from Methanocalculus natronophilus. It encodes these proteins:
- a CDS encoding tetratricopeptide repeat protein; the encoded protein is MGNNFFLQGHFHDARIYYDRAIAVDSDCTPAWIARGHTLAALNLLDDALASFEKALELDPKNADAWTNHGVLASRLGRLEEAFASYQQALTQNPRHSDGWYNHGILCEECGMIRDALMSYDSALAANSKNPQIWYSRGTAFARCGLFEEALASLDNAIAIDPAYASAWNNRGIVLGLMGRDNEATAAFRESIALDPDQSEVWNNHGILLVKTGDREGAAFAFEHALRLDPENAEAAENQRLLRDAHKTGAVTGPDDDAVVICEPAAKRDVGVFSQSGHLHS